In the genome of Paenibacillus pabuli, the window TGATCGCTACTTTAGCGCCTGTATTCCGATCTCTTCCTGCATATACAATAGCCAGCTCACTGCTAGCCATGAGATGTCTTACCTGATATGTATCATTTAAAATTACATTGCGCTGCAATGCCATTTTGCAATTGTCCTTTTTCATAACAGACCCTCTTTTCAACCTTGTCAATCGGAAGACTTGCCGCATGCTGCATCATTCAGTCCAACCAGACAGGCGTTTCATCGCCAACCATGTATATAAACCAAATGATGCAATTTGAATCATAACCATGCGGAATTATTGAAAAATTTCTAAAATTAATAATTCTTCTGTAAGAATTGCAGAATTTCCTGGTTCATCTGCATCAACACGTCTTGAGACGGAAAATGACCTGTGTCGTACTTGATAGCTTTGACATTCGGAATAATCTTCTGAGCTCTTTCGATGACCTTATCTGCCGGGAAAAAGACATCCTTCTCTCCCACCAGCAGCAGTGTTGGTGATGTATAATTCTCCAATTCTTCCTGCTCCGTAAGCTTGGGCATATCCTGCTCCAGACTGACGTATTTGAAGATTTTCCCGATTATATTTTTATCTATTTCTTTCATACAACTGCATGACATGATATCCGCAATCTTTTGCAAAGAAGTTGGAGAAGAAGTCATTCTGTACGTTACGAGTGGTAACACAATATCCTGAGCCATTTTTATTTTGGATCCCACGGCCAGTCCAGCGGGTGCTACCAGAACAGAACATGCAATTCGGTCCGGAATGTAGGTTGCCAGTCTTAGTATAATTCCGCCTCCAAAGGAAGGTCCGATAAACGCACTTTTTTCGATCTTGTAGTGGTCCAGCAAATCAGAAATCCACAAAGCCAAACTATCAAACCTTGCCGAAATTCGTGTTTCTTCACTGTAGCCTGGATGACCGATCGTATCCGGCGCGATAATCCGGTATTCTTTGAATAGGGAAGAGAACCATGACAACGTCATCGGATTCACACAATTTCCGCCCTGGAGAATAAATAGCGGCTTGCCGTCTTCTGGACCTGTTAATAAAACATGCGTTTGTCCAAAACGTGTCTCGACGTACTCTCGTGTAAAACCCTCACCCAATTGCTCAACATACGCTTCGTATTCCTCAAGTATGCTGCTCTTGCCTTCTTCACTTCTATAAATGGAACTCATGTCTGCCTCCTGCATAGTATACTCTTTCAACTTTCTATGGATTTTAAGGTCCATAAATATAAAAGAGCCCGCTGAATGACAGGCTCCTTCATATGTGTAACTTATCATAATGAACTGATTATAGAATGGAAACTGGAAATTGTAAACATCGTTTCTCATAGAAAATTAATAATACAGAAATTGTAGAGAAAACGGGCTATTTCCGGCCATAATCGGCCTTGATTTCGCCCCACTGCTTGGTCTGCCATTTTAGCACTTTATTGCTGTACGTATTGGTCCGGAGCCACTGCTCTGCACGGTCAATCATCAGCCAGATCTCTTCGGTGGAGGCATCTCTTGCAAGAGTGGTAGACACCGCTTTTTGCTTCAACCATTTCATCGCATTGACAGAGTCCGTATAGACCGTCTTGCTGCTGCCTTCTTTTTTGAGATACGCCAAGGCATGAACGATGGCCAGAAATTCCCCTAGATTGTTTGTGCCCTTTGCGATGGGACCCACCGAGAAAACAATCTCACCTGTGCGGGTATCCACACCTTTGTATTCCACCGGTCCTGGGTTCCCGCGCGTACCAACGTCAACCGAGATGCTGTCATAGTCAATTTCTGCGGATGTTTCCATGCCTGCGCTTCTTCCGCTGCTGCCAGTCTTCGTCTTCGAAGAAGCGCCAGAACCACTTGCACCAGTACCCCAGTTTCCTTTCCATCCCGCACGATATGCCTCCTCGGCGGCAGCTTTCGATTCATACGATTTATATTTTGCACCAGTAAAATGATCTGTCTGTGCTTTGCATTCCGCCCATGTGCTGTATACGCCAGGCTGTTTTCCTGCCCAGACAACATAGTATTTCTGCTTTGCCAATATGACCCGCTCCTTCGTTAACTGCATTCCATTCCTTATTGTAAACGATAGGAAGGTGAGATTGAAAGACGCGTGTTCATCTTATTCCTGCAGTCGATACCTCCATTTCTTTAACATGTCTAATGCTACTCCCAAGAGCTTGCTTTGGTTGCTTGAGATTTGAATTTCGATGAGTTGTTGACACTTAAGATTCTGTGAATCGGATAACCTACTCATCATTTGCTCCAGCAGCATGAATGACTGCGCGCTCACTTCCAGACTGGAGTCGCCGATAAATGGGATAATGTCCTCTATGTGTACTATGTAATTCAGATTTTCAAGAGCGTATAGCAATGTGCCTCTGCTTCCTGATGTCTTGGGATCTATGATGACTTCAATTAATGGTTCGACGGCTCGATCATCTCCAATGTCAGATAAAGCGATGGCAATTTCATTACGTAGGATTTTGTTATCCGTAGATTTCAGGAGGTCAATCAGGAAAGCGAATTGAGTGGTATCCTTTTTTTCACCAATATATGCGATCTGTTTAATAAGGCCTTCCATATCTCCTTGGAAAAGATGCTTTTGTATCATGTTGGTATACATTGTACGTTGTATCACTCCTCATTTGGTCAGAAGAAAGCTCTTCATAGTAATATCGGTCATTTCCTTATTTTAGGATGTAGTATAATGGTCCTTATAATGTCGGGACTATTTTCCTTATCCACATCTCTTGTCCTAAGGCAATTGTATATTTCAACCAGATCAGGAACAGGCTAAGAAATACGACACATGATTTGGTACAGAAAGGAACACAACCAATGGACTGGATATGGAAATCCATCTTGCTTGTACTGATTGGCATGATTCTGCTGCGGATTGCGGGACGTAAATCGATCTCACAAATAAGTGTAGCCACGACGGTCATCATGATCTCGATCGGAACCACAATAGTACAACCCATCGCGAATCACGAACTTGGCAAAGCGATTGGGTCAGCGTCAGTATTTATCCTCACGCTTCTAATCGTTGAACAATTGCAATTGAAGTTTAATTGGTTTGAAAAACTGATAAGTGGAAAATCAAAGGTTGTCGT includes:
- a CDS encoding alpha/beta fold hydrolase, with protein sequence MSSIYRSEEGKSSILEEYEAYVEQLGEGFTREYVETRFGQTHVLLTGPEDGKPLFILQGGNCVNPMTLSWFSSLFKEYRIIAPDTIGHPGYSEETRISARFDSLALWISDLLDHYKIEKSAFIGPSFGGGIILRLATYIPDRIACSVLVAPAGLAVGSKIKMAQDIVLPLVTYRMTSSPTSLQKIADIMSCSCMKEIDKNIIGKIFKYVSLEQDMPKLTEQEELENYTSPTLLLVGEKDVFFPADKVIERAQKIIPNVKAIKYDTGHFPSQDVLMQMNQEILQFLQKNY
- the rnhA gene encoding ribonuclease H, producing the protein MAKQKYYVVWAGKQPGVYSTWAECKAQTDHFTGAKYKSYESKAAAEEAYRAGWKGNWGTGASGSGASSKTKTGSSGRSAGMETSAEIDYDSISVDVGTRGNPGPVEYKGVDTRTGEIVFSVGPIAKGTNNLGEFLAIVHALAYLKKEGSSKTVYTDSVNAMKWLKQKAVSTTLARDASTEEIWLMIDRAEQWLRTNTYSNKVLKWQTKQWGEIKADYGRK
- a CDS encoding HEAT repeat domain-containing protein, whose amino-acid sequence is MIQKHLFQGDMEGLIKQIAYIGEKKDTTQFAFLIDLLKSTDNKILRNEIAIALSDIGDDRAVEPLIEVIIDPKTSGSRGTLLYALENLNYIVHIEDIIPFIGDSSLEVSAQSFMLLEQMMSRLSDSQNLKCQQLIEIQISSNQSKLLGVALDMLKKWRYRLQE